In a single window of the Trypanosoma brucei brucei TREU927 chromosome 6, complete sequence genome:
- a CDS encoding 60S acidic ribosomal protein P2, putative (similar to SP:P51408: 60S acidic ribosomal protein P2. {Trypanosoma brucei brucei}), with product MKYLAAYALISLSGKTPSKADVEAVLKAAGVPVDSSRVEELLSEVEGKDFDALCAEGKAKLVGGVTAGGAAPSGGAAAPAAAASAPAAAAAEAEEEDDDDMGFGLFD from the coding sequence ATGAAGTACCTGGCCGCTTACGCCCTAATCAGTCTCTCCGGGAAGACACCCTCGAAGGCTGATGTGGAAGCAGTCCTGAAAGCTGCTGGTGTCCCTGTCGACTCTTCTCGCGTTGAGGAGCTTCTTTCCGAAGTTGAAGGAAAAGACTTCGATGCCCTCTGTGCTGAGGGTAAGGCAAAACTTGTTGGAGGAGTCACCGCCGGTGGAGCAGCCCCTTCAGGTGGTGCTGCCGCTCCCGCGGCTGCTGCTAGCGCCCctgctgcagctgctgccGAAGCTGAGGAAGAAGACGATGACGATATGGGTTTCGGGCTCTTTGACTAG
- a CDS encoding damage-specific DNA binding protein, putative produces MPFLASTTKPPTAVSGAVTGNFLGDGEKLVLLSRLNIVSLFRADDHSFEHVADFSLFASLRFVESLPLFDNRGCGRHVVFFLSVKQEVSVVAFERRNNGLIGMVTLFHGDVETYFHQGKINDASLCCSGVYRSTTGNLLPIVIFSIYRGGVIGFDVAAAISGYSRDSKTAAAALNALFPSDYVQGVLKKTKRRSNFAHGNFAAAEIDVRSIALDHRDGIDGAVSLLVLYADLTGKTHVSEYLVNFWRNADQRRVPKTQGRSRIPEALNILPGGDIIQRKGLLSTSVETNACLLHVVPDGFFILGPQLLNFCSWKSSGVQSGSSKNVTTLEVPRLGAYVEPVCCATLPGQELLILFEDGSYLKVSVRDDCEGLNSGKSMLSQSSGAPLRTIPKCVAVVGECCVVGSHMDHTLWMRWLTGESGVLVYNCGPVFDVTVAADGSRTSVIAGTGVGLNGGLSFVRSAVSVRQDIRVTGLQNVRQISVSEDTIIFSLPGYSRVCRYCVGETMVLEEIHNTFFGTEETLLLEYNNERNVFLQVTTAGLRNVWPDRGEYVIRVINNDIGHAHASEGLLVFSNPANLYVFCMKTLTPVATLCLADAISCLLVFSSSSLLVGTWGSCAVHLYELHDGMIQSKVILQCSATPCSMCVVFHSGGHRLLVGLHNGYVADVPISGANVCGEMVETMLTTQPVRLFNLESHAAVLCLGEIPLILIVTNTGFQLTGIDFRDVSACAIMPKMRSPSRYIFFSKSECALILGSITSVQKLNTDYVGLKATATCVKYMPWWNVLVLSIRRIEKDQVVSTMGHEVSNLSVLLDEPNSFELLENERCAFIDCVALGQANEWGSCGEVASDAGVVLIGTTFVFPDEQLSRSSRFMWCTVEVAKLRTEKTLLRLQGSKDVEGALQCCCIVPNYAGRVALGIGGCVVLYSWNAADATFVAEETIQIGTLIVRLIPVMQKEVSYIVASDARHSCFFVRIDTIQGSLNIVARDPELRGVMDCAILQYESRHDVCLGDDLFNFFCVSHVEPLANSSGVSAPAMPTKKLQTTAQYHMGDLITVMHQGSFAPCSVLNDVVPIPATLVRGVCGPQIVYGTSHGAFGAITPISSETFILLKGLEVSVASVVPPLGGFTHASFREVLRVGQERGASRNASFQVTNPQATELFNRRRRRCVPRGVCCGDVVEMFLTLSGGDQLRVVQEANQHVRRWFAYAWPTLEEYAMSDLDDFSSNQGDELAPDRIVDAEINSLLLRQALPTLSLTVEAVTAFIQTIQRIH; encoded by the coding sequence ATGCCGTTTTTGGCGTCGACGACTAAACCCCCGACAGCAGTCAGTGGTGCGGTGACAGGAAATTTCTTGGGGGATGGGGAGAAACTTGTTCTCCTTAGTCGGTTAAACATTGTTTCGCTATTCAGGGCAGATGATCACTCTTTTGAGCACGTAGCCGATTTTAGCTTGTTCGCTTCTCTAAGATTTGTCGAGAGCCTTCCGCTTTTCGACAATAGAGGCTGTGGTCGGCATGTtgtgtttttcctctccGTCAAGCAGGAGGTGTCAGTCGTAGCGTTCGAGCGGCGCAACAATGGGCTCATTGGTATGGTGACTCTATTCCACGGTGATGTGGAGACGTACTTCCATCAGGGGAAGATTAACGACGCTTCTCTGTGTTGCTCCGGAGTCTATCGATCGACCACTGGTAATTTACTGCCAATTGTGATCTTCTCCATTTACCGTGGCGGAGTGATTGGATTTGACGTTGCTGCCGCCATATCTGGTTACAGCCGAGACTCGAAGACGGCGGCCGCGGCACTCAACGCCCTTTTCCCATCAGATTACGTACAGGGCGTGTTGAAGAAGACGAAACGACGCTCCAATTTTGCCCATGGAAattttgctgctgccgaAATAGATGTTAGGAGTATTGCGTTAGACCACAGGGATGGTATTGATGGCGCGGTGTCTCTGCTCGTGCTCTATGCGGACTTGACCGGAAAGACACACGTCAGCGAGTACTTGGTTAACTTTTGGAGAAATGCTGATCAGCGTCGGGTACCTAAAACACAGGGCCGATCGCGGATCCCAGAGGCCTTGAATATACTTCCTGGAGGTGACATAATTCAGAGGAAAGGGCTTCTATCAACAAGTGTGGAGACAAATGCATGCCTACTGCATGTGGTTCCCGATGGTTTTTTCATTCTTGGACCACAGCTTCTGAACTTTTGCTCTTGGAAGTCATCTGGTGTTCAATCCGGCTCTTCGAAGAATGTGACGACGCTTGAGGTTCCCCGTCTTGGCGCATATGTTGAACCGGTGTGTTGTGCTACCCTTCCTGGTCAGGAGTTACTTATTTTGTTCGAAGATGGGAGTTATCTTAAGGTCTCGGTAAGGGATGATTGTGAGGGATTAAATTCAGGGAAAAGTATGTTAAGTCAATCTTCGGGGGCGCCTTTACGTACCATACCGAAGTGTGTAGCGGTTGTGGGAGAGTGCTGCGTTGTTGGTTCGCACATGGACCACACTCTCTGGATGCGTTGGCTCACGGGTGAGAGCGGGGTTTTGGTCTACAACTGTGGGCCTGTATTTGATGTCACAGTGGCTGCGGATGGGTCTCGCACCAGTGTGATTGCGGGCACTGGTGTTGGGTTGAACGGTGGTTTGAGTTTCGTGCGCTCTGCAGTAAGCGTGCGACAAGACATACGTGTTACCGGTTTGCAGAATGTGAGGCAAATTAGCGTCTCTGAAgatactattattttttcacttcccgGATATAGCCGAGTTTGTCGCTACTGTGTGGGGGAGACGATGGTGCTGGAAGAAATCCACAATACGTTTTTTGGGACAGAAGAGACGTTACTTCTCGAATACAACAATGAACGAAATGTTTTCCTCCAGGTGACCACTGCCGGTCTTCGGAATGTGTGGCCTGATCGTGGCGAATATGTCATTAGGGTAATTAATAATGATATTGGTCACGCCCATGCAAGCGAAGGGCTGCTTGTTTTCTCGAACCCTGCGAACTTATACGTGTTTTGTATGAAAACACTGACTCCGGTAGCTACTCTCTGCCTTGCAGATGCGATCTCATGTCTTTTGGTTTTTTCGTCAAGCAGTCTTTTGGTCGGTACGTGGGGTTCATGCGCCGTACATCTTTACGAGTTGCATGACGGGATGATTCAGTCGAAGGTCATTTTGCAGTGTTCTGCCACGCCGTGCTCCATGTGTGTAGTATTTCACAGCGGAGGACACCGCCTTCTTGTGGGTTTGCATAACGGTTACGTTGCTGATGTTCCTATCAGTGGTGCAAACGTGTGTGGGGAAATGGTGGAGACGATGTTAACTACACAGCCCGTGCGACTATTTAATTTAGAGAGTCATGCCGCCGTTTTGTGCCTAGGAGAGATTCCACTTATTCTTATCGTTACCAACACCGGCTTCCAGTTAACAGGAATTGATTTCCGTGACGTTTCTGCGTGCGCAATCATGCCGAAAATGCGGTCGCCGTCCAGGTACATATTCTTCTCCAAGAGTGAGTGTGCGCTCATTTTAGGAAGCATCACTAGTGTACAGAAACTAAACACGGATTACGTTGGTTTGAAGGCGACGGCAACATGTGTCAAGTACATGCCCTGGTGGAATGTCCTCGTTTTGTCCATACGCCGAATTGAAAAAGACCAGGTAGTGTCCACGATGGGGCATGAGGTTTCGAATCTGTCAGTTTTGCTTGATGAGCCTAACTCATTTGAGCTGCTCGAAAATGAACGGTGTGCGTTTATCGATTGTGTCGCACTTGGGCAGGCGAATGAATGGGGTTCTTGCGGTGAGGTGGCAAGTGATGCGGGTGTTGTGCTTATTGGTACGacatttgtttttccagACGAGCAACTCTCTCGGTCGAGCAGGTTCATGTGGTGCACTGTCGAAGTAGCTAAGTTAAGAACAGAGAAAACGCTTCTGCGACTGCAAGGGAGCAAAGATGTAGAAGGGGCGCTGCAGTGTTGTTGTATCGTGCCCAACTATGCGGGTCGGGTTGCATTAGGCATAGGTGGTTGTGTGGTGCTCTACAGCTGGAATGCGGCGGATGCCACGTTTGTGGCTGAGGAGACGATTCAAATTGGAACGCTCATAGTCCGTCTTATACCAGTGATGCAGAAGGAAGTGTCGTACATTGTCGCGTCAGACGCACGGCATagctgtttttttgtccggATAGATACCATACAGGGGAGCCTCAACATTGTAGCCAGGGATCCTGAATTGCGCGGTGTTATGGACTGCGCCATACTCCAGTACGAATCTCGCCACGATGTGTGCCTTGGGGATGATttattcaattttttttgtgtctcTCACGTTGAGCCACTTGCAAATTCCTCAGGAGTGTCAGCACCTGCGATGCCCACCAAAAAGCTTCAGACAACTGCACAGTATCACATGGGCGACTTGATAACTGTAATGCACCAGGGTAGTTTTGCCCCTTGTTCAGTTCTAAATGATGTTGTGCCTATACCTGCAACCCTCGTGCGAGGCGTGTGTGGGCCTCAAATTGTGTATGGAACCTCTCATGGGGCTTTCGGTGCAATAACGCCCATTTCCAGTGAAACATTTATCCTTCTGAAAGGACTCGAGGTTTCTGTCGCCAGCGTCGTTCCTCCGCTTGGTGGGTTCACTCATGCCTCTTTCCGCGAGGTGCTCCGCGTTGGACAGGAACGTGGCGCCAGCAGGAACGCTTCCTTTCAGGTGACCAACCCTCAGGCCACCGAACTGTTTAATCGGCGCCGCCGCCGTTGTGTTCCGCGCGGTGTGTGCTGCGGCGATGTGGTGGAAATGTTTCTGACGCTAAGCGGTGGGGATCAGCTGCGGGTTGTTCAGGAGGCTAACCAACATGTTAGGCGGTGGTTTGCATATGCTTGGCCGACTCTAGAAGAGTATGCCATGTCAGATTTAGACGATTTTTCGTCTAACCAGGGGGATGAGCTTGCGCCAGACCGCATTGTTGATGCCGAGATAAATTCCCTTCTATTGAGGCAGGCCCTGCCTACGCTGTCACTCACAGTTGAGGCCGTGACTGCGTTTATACAAACCATCCAAAGAATTCACTAG
- a CDS encoding ribosomal P protein AGP2beta-1, putative (identical to GP:436143: AGP2beta-1 {Trypanosoma cruzi} (PMID:10548722)), with translation MALQLNKDKYNTNELSMASLVALCSDCKRLCVEKTGRMVENMSRAPRGWEEEYTSAAEKRRGEDYELCHSRCLRVTSVCPSPTALEWFESLGYRRVAEMSPTDGIPTIQQVSRCEYALTDFTNVLFSLAHKPSKVMFDKVNPKTGERLDREVGGESSDIKKPVLGAGSIDEAILNRWSSPKRGRRDMEDLGLIRSPHDSTQFKRELERQDMKVGGTTPRW, from the coding sequence ATGGCGCTGCAGTTGAATAAAGACAAATATAATACAAATGAACTTAGCATGGCTTCTCTAGTTGCACTTTGCTCAGATTGCAAGAGACTTTGCGTCGAGAAGACCGGCAGAATGGTAGAGAACATGAGTCGGGCCCCACGTGGTTGGGAAGAAGAATATACGTCGGCTGCTGAGAAGCGCCGGGGGGAAGACTACGAGTTGTGCCACAGTCGCTGTCTTCGTGTAACGTCGGTTTGTCCATCACCAACAGCTCTCGAGTGGTTTGAGTCTTTGGGATACAGAAGAGTGGCGGAGATGTCCCCAACGGATGGAATTCCCACAATTCAGCAGGTGTCGAGGTGCGAATACGCCCTCACAGATTTCACCAATGTGCTGTTTTCTCTGGCCCATAAGCCGAGCAAGGTCATGTTTGACAAAGTTAATCCCAAAACAGGGGAGAGGTTGGATAGGGAGGTGGGAGGCGAATCTTCGGATATCAAGAAGCCAGTGCTTGGGGCTGGGTCAATTGATGAGGCAATTTTGAATCGCTGGAGCTCCCCCAAACGGGGGCGTAGGGATATGGAAGACTTAGGTCTTATTCGATCCCCGCATGATTCGACCCAATTTAAGCGTGAACTGGAAAGGCAGGACATGAAGGTGGGAGGTACAACACCAAGGTGGTGA
- a CDS encoding 60S acidic ribosomal protein P2, putative (similar to SP:P51408: 60S acidic ribosomal protein P2. {Trypanosoma brucei brucei}), with the protein MKYLAAYALISLSGKTPSKADVEAVLKAAGVPVDSSRVEELLSEVEGKDFDALCAEGKAKLVGGVTAGGAAPSGGAAAPAAAASAPAAAAAEAEEEDDDDMGFGLFD; encoded by the coding sequence ATGAAGTACCTGGCCGCTTACGCCCTAATCAGTCTCTCCGGGAAGACACCCTCGAAGGCTGATGTGGAAGCAGTCCTGAAAGCTGCTGGTGTCCCTGTCGACTCTTCTCGCGTTGAGGAGCTTCTTTCCGAGGTTGAAGGAAAAGACTTCGATGCCCTCTGCGCTGAGGGTAAGGCAAAACTTGTTGGAGGAGTCACCGCCGGTGGAGCAGCCCCTTCAGGTGGTGCTGCCGCTCCCGCGGCTGCTGCTAGCGCCCctgctgcagctgctgccGAAGCTGAGGAAGAAGACGATGACGATATGGGTTTCGGGCTCTTTGACTAG